Part of the Falco cherrug isolate bFalChe1 chromosome 1, bFalChe1.pri, whole genome shotgun sequence genome, TGGCATCAGcctcagcaggagcagcatccCCCCTCCTCAGCGTGGGATGGGGACATTTCCCACGTCTGCTCCCACTGTGACCTGGGAGTGGTGCAAACCCCACGGATTTAGGCAGCCCCCCTCAAGATGGGCTCTGGTAGGCTTCCCCACAGCCGTGGCAACCACACTTGGCTGGGGCAGCAATGCCCGGAGCAGTGTTCCCCAACCCCCAGGAGGAGCTCGATTTCCCAAAAAACAGAGGGAGGTGGTGAGCGGGGACAGTACCACAGGCACTCGTGGGAATTCATCAGCTCCTCGTACTGCAGGGTGCGCTCCTGCAGGGCGGCCAGCGTGGACTTCAGCTTGGCCtccacctccagcagctgtgTGCGGGACATGCAGTTCTCCTGATCAAGGAACTGGAAgagggtggggggacacagctGTGAGTGCACCCTTGGGACCCCCGGCAGAGTCCCTCCCATGCCTCAGGGTGCCGTTTCCCATTAGGGGCAGCTTTACCCCAGCAGACCAGCAGTTTACTGGGGACATCAGACAGGCTGGGGGAGGGCAACACGCCTGCAGCCGGGAGAAAATTATCCCGGCGagctccccgcccccctccccaggaatTGCCGCTGGGCAGGATGGAGAGCTGTGCTACGTGCGGGATGTCAACCACCCTCACCACGCTCACCCCCTCCCGTGGGAGGGCTAATCCCGCTCCTGGCCGGCTGCCAGCGTTCCCGCGAGGCCGAGATGGGGGCTGGCAGCGCGTGACATCGTGGGCAGGGTCAGGCAGCTCCTACCTCCCGGCACTCGGTGGCCTCCCGCAGCTCCTGGCGCAGGCCATTGcagtcctgctgcagggcaTCCCTCTCCTGTGCCAGCCTGTAGGAACGGGACAGGGTCAGGGGGTGCCGCGTTCTGGGGGCCaggggtggcaggaggtgggggagggGTAATGTCCTGCCCCAGGGCTCAGACCCACTGGGTTATCTCCTCGCACTGCttcctgttctgctgctgcagctcatccCGCTCCTGCTCCACGCTGGCCAGATTCGTCATCAGGGAGCTCAGCTCTGTGAGGGACGGAGCTGTCAGCAtggtggggggcacaggggcagctccagcccccgTGTCACCCACCCCTACCTGCACTGAGACAGGATTTGTCCACAgtcagctgttccagctgaGCCACCGCATCCTGCAAGGCCACTGAGGTCTTCTTCAGCTGGCAGGACGCCTGCAGAGACACAGTGCCCTCCAAGCTCACTTTGGGCTGCTCTTCCCCATAGGGTGCTCCCACACCAAGGGGTGCCCTGAGTCACCCCGTGCAAGGGAGCACCCCAGACACCCCCAGTCACCACTCTGCACTAGCAACCCCCTACCTCCTCCTTGGCTTGAAGAGCTTCGTCTGCCTGTTGCCTCACAGCATCCCGCTCCTCTAAGCAGCTCCGCAGCTTGTTGGGCACTCTTTCCAGCACGGCTCGGCACCAGGACACCAGGGCTCTCACCTGCTCCCGCTGCAAGGGGAGACAGCACCAAGCAGAGatcagcatggcatggcactgCCAGCCTCCAAGCCGGGACAGTGTGGCCATGTTGGCTGGTGGCACTGTCCTGCTGCATGCCCAGGGACCGGTCTGGCAGCCGGGCTGCCCGTGGCACCCAGGGCACAAGGCGCTCCAAGACAGAGCAAAGCGGCACCAGCCATACTGGTGGGGAGGCGAGGGGCTGAGCCCACCGCCAGCCCCCACTGGGACACCCCTCACCTCCACATCCAgggctctcctctcctcctccagaTTTTCAAAGGTGACATCTATGAATTCCCGGAAAGACTGAGTCTCAGCAGACAGGGAtgcctgtggggcaggagggatgggtCAGCGCTGCCGTGCTGGAAGAGCCACATTTGCTGGCCATGGAGGGAGGAGAGCGCCAGCCCCAAGGCCAGATCCAGggcagctccccacagctgcacaaaGAAACCTCTGGTGGACCCAAACCCCTCCCAGACCATCGCTCAGAGCATCACTCAAGCTCAGGCCATGGGGATGCCTGTCCAGCCCCCCAGTGACCCAGGTGGGAAGCAGCCGGAGATCCCTAGCCACTCAGTACCTGCTGGTGGATGGCATTTGCCAGTAGCGTGCCCAGCTCTTGCTGGGAGGCCAGGCTCTGGCTGCGGGCGCTGATCTGGGCACTGGCATGGGCACGGAAGGCCTCCAGGAAGCGATCTCCCTGCCGAGGGAAGGATGCTGCTCTGGGCACACTGTTGCATGAGGGGCAACTCCGAGGAGCATCCCCACACGATGATGATGCCCAGGGCTCCCGCTCCCAGCGGGACACAGCCCAAGCCAAAACCACATCCAGAGagctccagctgccccaggcagccACAAGGCCTTCTAGGGCTACATTGGACTTTTCCCCTGGGATGCTCAGGAGCCCTTCACCCTGTCGAGATGCTCCATGAAAGGCATGGGGACAGCAGACCCTGCCCTGACCCTGCCACCAGCTGCCCCTCTACCTCCTCCTTGGCTCGGAGAGCTTCCTCTGCTCGCTGCCTCATGGCATCCCGCTCctccaggcagctctgcagcttgctGGGCACTCTCTCCAGTACGGCTCCACACCGAGACACCAGGGCCCTCACCTGCTCCCGCTGCAAGAGGGGACAGCACCAGGAAGCACCAGCTGTAGCTGACGGCTGCCATGTGTGCTGGCAGCGCCAGCATCTCCCAAAACCCAGGGGGAAAGGGGGGATCACCTCCTGGGTGAGGGCTGCCTGCTCATCCTGCAAGCTCTGAGAAGTCGCGTCAACGAAGCCCTGAAACAGGAGGCGCTGCCTGCTCCAGTCACCCTGGGGAAGGGACAAGGGCACCGGTGCTCAGGCAGGGCTCCCAGAACCAGCACAGGCAGCGCCAAGCACAGGTGAGCCCGGCTGAGACGCACCATCCGCTCAAgggccagctccagctgccgcCGCaggtcctgctctgctccccgcTGCCACTGCAGAGCCTCCGTTTTCCTCCGCAGCTCAAGGTAGAGGTTGCGGTAGATCTCCTCCTCCTAAGGGCatcccagcagagcagagggggcttcgccccagccccactccacCCTGGGGGCCAGCGAGAGCTCGCACCTCCCACTCTCCCTCCCCCTGTGTGTGCCAGGGATGTTTCCCCACACAAAGGGTTCAAATCCAGCAAGCTCAGCAAGTAGAGCTGGACATGATAACGCGGCCGGAGGAGTGCCAGGCGCATCATGCCATGCATGGTGCCACAGCAGCCCCGCTTCCCTTCTGCTCCACCAGGCTGCGGTGCAGCCAGGGCCACCATCCTGCCAGCGGCACATGGGCCCCGTCATGGCACTGAGGCCACAGGGAATGGGGTGGCACCACCGCAGCGAGAGCTCTTACCCCTTTGGCATGGGTGATGTCCGTCTGCATGAACACATCCCTCTGCTCGGCCGGCCCCACACCAGGCAGCAGCCGCTGGCTCTCCTGGCAGTGGCGCAGCTGGAGCGAGAGGGCTTCAATGATGATGAGGGTGCTCTCCAGCCGCACCTCTAGCTCTGCCCGTGGCAGGGACTTCAGCTGTTCCCGAGGACAACTGGGGACAGAGAGAGGGCAGGGGCAGTGCATGGGTGTTACAGTCCCATCTGGGGCGGGAGGCATGTTCCTACACTTACTGCCAGAGCAGAGAGTCCGTTTCAGCAGCACTGTCCTTGGCGCAGGGGGGGGCACCCACGTATGTGTTCAtgctcctctcctgcaggtCCCGGGGGGTCATGAAGGTCCCGGCGCTCATGGCGGCCACCGGCGTGACGCTCGTCCCGGCGCTCGTGGCGGCCACCGGCGTGACGCTCGTCCCGGCGCTCGTGGCGGCCACCGGCGTGACGCTCGTCCCGGCGCTCGTGGCGGCCACCGGCGTGACGCTCGTCCCGGCGCTCGTGGCGGCCACCGGCGTGACGCTCGTCCCGGCGCTCGTGGCGGCCACCggcagaggcaggctgtgccGCAGGGAATCCAGCGGGGACAAGGTGCCGAGGCTCTTCTCCAGCCACACCAGTGGCAACATCCAGGACACGGCACCTGGGGCCACCTCAGGCAAGGGGACTGGGGTGGCCGTTGCCTCCAACCCAGCAGGCTCCAGCCTCTGTGCCTCGGTGGGAGGGAGCTCAGGGGGGTCCTGTTCTGGTGGGGCAGGGGACTCTGCTCCCTCAGGGGTGTCTTGACAAGATAGgggaccagcacccccagccaggGGCATGGTGcccgcagggctgcaggagaagtGGGTGGGCACCACTTGCCACCTGTGGAAGGGGGCTTCCCGTGGGGTGGAGCTGGTGCCGGGGGGCCCTGGGGTACAGGAGGCCAGGCTGGTACTGCCAGGGGACTGGAGGGTGCAGGGTGCTTGGATGGTGCTGCCTGGAGGGTTTGTGGTGCAAGGCACTGAGCTGCTGATGCTGGGGGGCCCTGGGGTGCAGAGCATTGGGGTCACGCTGCCACAGGGCTCTGAAGTATGCAACACTGGGATGGGGCTGCACAGGGGGGCTGGCATTGTGCTGTCAGGGGGCTCCGGGATGCTGGGTGACTCTGGGGTGCGGGATTCCAGGACTGAGCTGCTCAGGGCCTCTGAAGTACAGGGTCCTGGAatggggctgctgggggtctCCGGAGTGCAGGGcgcctgcccagggctgctgggggggtcTGGGGTGGTGAGGCCCAGGACTGAACTGCATAttggggctggcacagggctgctgggcgGCTCTGGGGTGCAGGGCCCCCGCacggggctgctggggggctctggggtgCAGGGCCCCCGCacggggctgctggggggctctggggtgCAGGGCCCCCGCacggggctgctggggggctctggggtgCAGGGCCCCCGCacggggctgctggggggctctggggtgCAGGGGCCCAGGACTGCACTGCATAttggggctggcacagggctgctggcgGGCTTCGGGGTGCAGGGCCCCcgcacagggctgctggggggctctggGCTGATGCTCTTGAGGGGCTCCAGAGGCCTGGGTGCCAGTGTGGGTTTCCTGGGGCGCCCCCGGGTGCAGGACACCGGAGTGCCACAGTTCTACAAGACATTGGGGGGGTCGAGGGTCAGGGCtgtcctgcccttcctcccaTCCCCCCATAGCCGTTTGTCccatttcccccaccccagtaGATCATACCTGTCATCCCAGTGCCTTGGCACCTCACCCCAGTACCACCAGTTCCGGTACAGCCCGACACCCCTTCCCGTtacccagccccctcccctggtgtccccccaccccgccccgcaCCCACCTCGAGCCGCAGGCGGCGGAACAGCGGGGTGAGGGTGGTGTGTTCAGCGCCCggttgcagctgcagctcctgcaggggGAGGCGCCGCGGCCTCCGCGCcgcctgggggtgggggggtgggcaccGGGGGTCACCGGCAGCACCACCGGCAGCACGCCccaacgccccccccccccttttcatATATACAGGGACAGTTCCGGTCCTTACCAGACGCCCCTGCCACCCCCGCGGCTCTCCACGTCGCCCCACCGGGACCCCGCCCCCAACCCCACCCCGTGgggagccccccggcccgcaCTCACGGCGGGGGTCAGGGCGGCCCGCACGGCCCCGGTGCGGCCTTCCGGTGCCGGCCCCGCCCGTTTGaaaccaccccccccaccccctcccgcccccacccctcccccccccggggcTCTCCACGCCGCCCCACCGGGACGCCCCCACCCCGTACTCACGGCGGGGGTCCGGGCAGCCCACATAGCGCCGCTCCCGGTGCCGTTCCCGCGCCGCCTATTTGAAACCCACGCACGGCTCTGATTGGCTGCCCCGCGCACGCGTCGCTGCGCCTGGGAGTGCGTTAGGGGCGGGGCCACGCTCGGTGGTGGGCGGGAAGGGGCGTATCCTCGAGAGAGGCCCCGCCCAGCGGGCGCGGCGCAGCGCCGAGCAACTGGCCACGTCGGGGGCGCGCGGCGCTTGGCGGGGGGCGCACGGGAACGcgcccagctccagctccagctgcctcccGACCCCAggccctgccccggggcaccc contains:
- the SPAG5 gene encoding sperm-associated antigen 5 isoform X1; translation: MWAARTPAAARRPRRLPLQELQLQPGAEHTTLTPLFRRLRLENCGTPVSCTRGRPRKPTLAPRPLEPLKSISPEPPSSPVRGPCTPKPASSPVPAPICSAVLGPCTPEPPSSPVRGPCTPEPPSSPVRGPCTPEPPSSPVRGPCTPEPPSSPVRGPCTPEPPSSPVPAPICSSVLGLTTPDPPSSPGQAPCTPETPSSPIPGPCTSEALSSSVLESRTPESPSIPEPPDSTMPAPLCSPIPVLHTSEPCGSVTPMLCTPGPPSISSSVPCTTNPPGSTIQAPCTLQSPGSTSLASCTPGPPGTSSTPREAPFHRWQVVPTHFSCSPAGTMPLAGGAGPLSCQDTPEGAESPAPPEQDPPELPPTEAQRLEPAGLEATATPVPLPEVAPGAVSWMLPLVWLEKSLGTLSPLDSLRHSLPLPVAATSAGTSVTPVAATSAGTSVTPVAATSAGTSVTPVAATSAGTSVTPVAATSAGTSVTPVAAMSAGTFMTPRDLQERSMNTYVGAPPCAKDSAAETDSLLWHCPREQLKSLPRAELEVRLESTLIIIEALSLQLRHCQESQRLLPGVGPAEQRDVFMQTDITHAKGEEEIYRNLYLELRRKTEALQWQRGAEQDLRRQLELALERMGDWSRQRLLFQGFVDATSQSLQDEQAALTQEREQVRALVSRCGAVLERVPSKLQSCLEERDAMRQRAEEALRAKEEGDRFLEAFRAHASAQISARSQSLASQQELGTLLANAIHQQASLSAETQSFREFIDVTFENLEEERRALDVEREQVRALVSWCRAVLERVPNKLRSCLEERDAVRQQADEALQAKEEASCQLKKTSVALQDAVAQLEQLTVDKSCLSAELSSLMTNLASVEQERDELQQQNRKQCEEITQLAQERDALQQDCNGLRQELREATECREFLDQENCMSRTQLLEVEAKLKSTLAALQERTLQYEELMNSHECLCEEQAALCKELESTKAKLLDLQHKRDKVSWCFTDIAKSKMRLQELADSLRAALQEEDDDAPSRSRAWSVALQAQSWQTPRCAWTPARCTPARARTSFVGSALKALSAKDADETTGGGGAFTKDKPSLTAKPPEPETSLLESMKELRAVVSDVATLSFRVQEQEQSKFKALQTEISDLQLRLATVTSESKEKMDTQAATIAKLNKALRGKIESEKELQDVVKQQEEKMLQLLDQRGEVMQLKEERSQLSRALQRAETEVKVLWEEVRGQEPKVDTAHVQERVLLQQQLDKLRLLLLEKENENMLRSDKYLGQIRGLELRLQHVQKMLRTHEEMQEKMKEVLSAVPDMAANCQELHCLLLYLGLEPGTSSKEAAEPL
- the SPAG5 gene encoding sperm-associated antigen 5 isoform X2 — translated: MWAARTPAAARRPRRLPLQELQLQPGAEHTTLTPLFRRLRLENCGTPVSCTRGRPRKPTLAPRPLEPLKSISPEPPSSPVRGPCTPKPASSPVPAPICSAVLGPCTPEPPSSPVRGPCTPEPPSSPVRGPCTPEPPSSPVRGPCTPEPPSSPVRGPCTPEPPSSPVPAPICSSVLGLTTPDPPSSPGQAPCTPETPSSPIPGPCTSEALSSSVLESRTPESPSIPEPPDSTMPAPLCSPIPVLHTSEPCGSVTPMLCTPGPPSISSSVPCTTNPPGSTIQAPCTLQSPGSTSLASCTPGPPGTSSTPREAPFHRWQVVPTHFSCSPAGTMPLAGGAGPLSCQDTPEGAESPAPPEQDPPELPPTEAQRLEPAGLEATATPVPLPEVAPGAVSWMLPLVWLEKSLGTLSPLDSLRHSLPLPVAATSAGTSVTPVAATSAGTSVTPVAATSAGTSVTPVAATSAGTSVTPVAATSAGTSVTPVAAMSAGTFMTPRDLQERSMNTYVGAPPCAKDSAAETDSLLWHCPREQLKSLPRAELEVRLESTLIIIEALSLQLRHCQESQRLLPGVGPAEQRDVFMQTDITHAKGEEEIYRNLYLELRRKTEALQWQRGAEQDLRRQLELALERMGDWSRQRLLFQGFVDATSQSLQDEQAALTQEREQVRALVSRCGAVLERVPSKLQSCLEERDAMRQRAEEALRAKEEGDRFLEAFRAHASAQISARSQSLASQQELGTLLANAIHQQASLSAETQSFREFIDVTFENLEEERRALDVEREQVRALVSWCRAVLERVPNKLRSCLEERDAVRQQADEALQAKEEASCQLKKTSVALQDAVAQLEQLTVDKSCLSAELSSLMTNLASVEQERDELQQQNRKQCEEITQLAQERDALQQDCNGLRQELREATECREFLDQENCMSRTQLLEVEAKLKSTLAALQERTLQYEELMNSHECLCEEQAALCKELESTKAKLLDLQHKRDKVSWCFTDIAKSKMRLQELADSLRAALQEEDDDAPSRSRAWSVALQAQSWQTPRCAWTPARCTPARARTSFVGSALKALSAKDADETTGGGGAFTKDKPSLTAKPPEPETSLLESMKELRAVVSDVATLSFRVQEQEQSKFKALQTEISDLQLRLATVTSESKEKMDTQAATIAKLNKALRGKIESEKELQDVVKQQEEKMLQLLDQRGEVMLKEERSQLSRALQRAETEVKVLWEEVRGQEPKVDTAHVQERVLLQQQLDKLRLLLLEKENENMLRSDKYLGQIRGLELRLQHVQKMLRTHEEMQEKMKEVLSAVPDMAANCQELHCLLLYLGLEPGTSSKEAAEPL
- the SPAG5 gene encoding sperm-associated antigen 5 isoform X3, which produces MPAPLCSPIPVLHTSEPCGSVTPMLCTPGPPSISSSVPCTTNPPGSTIQAPCTLQSPGSTSLASCTPGPPGTSSTPREAPFHRWQVVPTHFSCSPAGTMPLAGGAGPLSCQDTPEGAESPAPPEQDPPELPPTEAQRLEPAGLEATATPVPLPEVAPGAVSWMLPLVWLEKSLGTLSPLDSLRHSLPLPVAATSAGTSVTPVAATSAGTSVTPVAATSAGTSVTPVAATSAGTSVTPVAATSAGTSVTPVAAMSAGTFMTPRDLQERSMNTYVGAPPCAKDSAAETDSLLWHCPREQLKSLPRAELEVRLESTLIIIEALSLQLRHCQESQRLLPGVGPAEQRDVFMQTDITHAKGEEEIYRNLYLELRRKTEALQWQRGAEQDLRRQLELALERMGDWSRQRLLFQGFVDATSQSLQDEQAALTQEREQVRALVSRCGAVLERVPSKLQSCLEERDAMRQRAEEALRAKEEGDRFLEAFRAHASAQISARSQSLASQQELGTLLANAIHQQASLSAETQSFREFIDVTFENLEEERRALDVEREQVRALVSWCRAVLERVPNKLRSCLEERDAVRQQADEALQAKEEASCQLKKTSVALQDAVAQLEQLTVDKSCLSAELSSLMTNLASVEQERDELQQQNRKQCEEITQLAQERDALQQDCNGLRQELREATECREFLDQENCMSRTQLLEVEAKLKSTLAALQERTLQYEELMNSHECLCEEQAALCKELESTKAKLLDLQHKRDKVSWCFTDIAKSKMRLQELADSLRAALQEEDDDAPSRSRAWSVALQAQSWQTPRCAWTPARCTPARARTSFVGSALKALSAKDADETTGGGGAFTKDKPSLTAKPPEPETSLLESMKELRAVVSDVATLSFRVQEQEQSKFKALQTEISDLQLRLATVTSESKEKMDTQAATIAKLNKALRGKIESEKELQDVVKQQEEKMLQLLDQRGEVMQLKEERSQLSRALQRAETEVKVLWEEVRGQEPKVDTAHVQERVLLQQQLDKLRLLLLEKENENMLRSDKYLGQIRGLELRLQHVQKMLRTHEEMQEKMKEVLSAVPDMAANCQELHCLLLYLGLEPGTSSKEAAEPL